AGGTGAAGATGATTGAAATTAAACTCTCACAAGGTGCCAAACCCGGCCATGGAGGAGTACTTCCCGCAGCCAAAAATAATCAGGAAATTGCTGACATAAGAGGCGTTCAACCCCATACCGATGTGCTTTCTCCTCCCGGCCATTCCGCTTTTAGCAATGCAGCAGGGTTATTGCAGTTTGTTGAGCAATTAAGAGTGTTATCCAACGGAAAACCTGTCGGCTTCAAACTTGCTATAGGCAGTAAACAAGAGTTTATTGAAATATGTGAAAAAATGCTCGAAACAGGCATCAAACCCGATTTCATCACTGTGGATGGTGCAGAAGGGGGAACGGGCGCGGCACCTATCGATTTCTCAAACTATGTTGGTATGCCTTGGGAAGATGCACTGCTTTTTGTCGTGGATACGCTCAATACCTACAAGCTCAAACAAGACATAAAAGTGATTACGGCGACTAAGATATTTACCGCTTTTGATTTGTTTAAAGCCCTTTGTATCGGGGCTGATGTGTGTAACTCCGCTCGGGGCATGATGCTGGCTTTGGGTTGTGTTCAGTCCTTGAAATGCAACACCAATGAGTGTCCTACAGGCGTCACCACAAATAACCCCAAATTAGTGCGAGGCTTGGTGGTTGCAGAAAAATGGCAAAGGGTCAGGAATTATCACCAACATATGTTGGACGATTTTTTGCAACTAATGGCCGCTTCGGGTTGTCATTCACTTGAAGAAATGAATCAAAATTTAATTTACAGGAAGGTGGATAAGCACTGGCTTTCCTATGCTGAAGTGGTAAAAGCCCGCTGATTTTTATGGATCATGCCGCTCCAATCGCCGTATCGTTATAACAGAAGAAGGGTCCACGCCTGCCAATATACTATTGGCAGGGATATTACGTACAACAATTGTCAGTGACGGAGACTATTAGTCACTCGCGAGGCTCTGCAAAGCATTGGTGATCTCACTCATCCGCGCCGCCGTGACTTTACCATGAACCTGCGATATCAGATTACCGTTCTTATCCAAAACAACAATGACCGCCTCTTCGCTATCGGAGGGCACACCCAAGGCGCTTTCCATGATCTGTGAGTTGAGAATCCAGGTTTGATCGTGATAGCGCTGCGGCACTTGTTCTTTGGCGCGGCCAATGACATCTTCTTCCGACATAAAGAAGGGTAAATTGACAGCCAGTACGTCGCGAACCCGATATTTACTATGATCTATCTCTGAGCGCAATGTGTTAACCCACTCCCGAGTGGATATTGCGGCATTGCGAGACGGCGTAAGTATCAGCAGTGTCGGTTGACCTATCAGTTTGTTACTGTCAACTTTTTCGCCGCTAAGCGCCGTCGCTGTAAATGACGGCCATGGTCCATCGCCTGCGACAGCGGTCGGCCCACATAGGGTTAGTATTGCAAGTAGGGTCAGTTCAGTAATGTGTCGGGATACTGATCCCCAAAGTGTTGTCGGTATCATTGGTCTGGATATCATAGTATTCCTCTGCTCAGTGGTAGGGGCGCGAACAAGCAGGCTAAGCCAGATCCAAACACAGAAGGCGCAGCATTCACGAGACTCCTTGTTAAATCATCTTGGCTCTCATGTCTGACGAGTAAGCATCACATATACAATATGCTATTGATGACATTTCATCTGTTCGCTAGCGAACTTTCTGCCAACCAATGACCCTATTAGATTTGCAGACGCCATTTGTGGGTATGTGTTCTATCGAACAGACCAGCCAAATGCCAGCGCGCAAGCTGTAATTATCAGGACTTGCCGCAATGATCTTTTCCTCGGGCTCGGCAGGTTTCATCCTCATCATACATAACAGGATATCTAGCTTATGCTTTTCGAAACGTTTTCTAACCGCTCGCTACAGCTAGCCAATCGCATGGTAATGGCGCCGTTGACACGCAGTCGGGCTACGCCTGAGCATATGCCGAACGCGCTGATGGCAACCTACTACGGCCAACGTGCAACGGCGGGACTGATTATTACCGAGGGCACTTCGCCCAGCCCGAACGGACTGGGTTACCCACGCATTCCCGGCCTTTTCGATAGCGCTCAGATGAATGCATGGCAGGCAAGTACTTCAGCGGTACACGCCCAAGGCGGTAAAATCTTCTTACAGTTGATGCACTGCGGTCGAGTTGCGCATGTTGACAACTTGCCGGCAGGTGCCGAAATACTCGGGCCAGATGCCGCGGCATGTCCCGGCGAGATGTATACCGACACCCTAGGCATGCAGCCCCACAGTACGCCGCGCAAAATGAACGAGGCCGATATCGCTCATGTGGTAAAAGAGTATGTGACGTCGGCAAAACTCGCGCTGCAAGCCGGTTTTGACGGTGTCGAAATACACGGCGCCAACGGCTACCTGATTGAGCAGTTTTTGAATCCGCTAATCAACCTACGCAATGACGGTTATGGCGAGAGCATTGAAGGCCGCAACCGACTCGCGCTGGAAATTGTGGCTGCGACAGTGGCTGCCATCGGTAGCGACCGGGTCGGCATCCGGCTCTCGCCTTATGGTGTGTTCAATGGCACCGGTGCATTCCCTGACATAGAGACGCAGTACCTGGCATTGACCAAGGCGCTTTCCTCGCAGGGACTTCTCTATATCCACTTGGTTGATCATTCATCTATGGGTGCGCCAACTGTACCTGCCGACTTCAAGCTCAAGCTGCGCGCTGGTTTCGATGGTTTGTTTATCCTCTCAGGAGGGTTCGATCATCAAAGTGCTGAACAGGCGTTACGCGATAAACATGGCGATCTGGTCGCTTTCGGTCGACCGTTTTTGGCTAATCCCGATCTTGTTGCACGGATGCGGCAGGATGCGGCGCTCAATACTCCAGATGAAGCGACTTTTTACGTACCTGGCGCCAAGGGCTACACCGACTATCCCACTCTGGCGACGTCACAAGAACGTTAACGCCAAAAGTCATCGCCGAGGCCGCACAAATTCAGTAGAAACTTGCGGCGCCCATAAGACCAAATTAAAACAGGATTTCACTATGACCTACAAAAGCATTAATCCCAATAACGGAACAATCTTGAAGACCTTTGATGAAATCAGTGATGAACAGCTTGAGATCAAGCTTGCCGCTGCGCACGCCTGTTACCAAACATGGAAAAACACCAGCTATAAGCAACGCGCCGCTATTATGACCAAGGCTGCTGAACTTCTGCATGCGCATACTGATGACTATGCCAAGCTGGCAACACTGGAGATGGGCAAGCGAATTGATGAAGCCCGTGGCGAAGTGAATTTCAGTGGCAAAATCCTCAGCTATTATGCAGAGCACGCGGAAGCGTTTTTAGCTCCAGAGAAACTTGACCCGGAACATGGTGAAGCTCATATGGAAAGCAGCCCGATAGGCGTGATCTTCTGCGTCGAGCCGTGGAACTTTCCCTTTTATCAACTTGCTCGTGTCGCAGGCCCGCAACTGATGGCGGGCAATGTTTTGGTGGTGAAACATGCCAGCAATGTGCCCCAGTGTGCAATTGCCTTTGAGCAGTTGCTGATTGATGCGGGCGCCCCAGAAGGCCTGTACACCAACCTGCTGGTTTCGCACCAACAGTCTAACCAGGTTATCGACGACCCGCGCGTCAAGGGCGTGGCACTGACGGGTGGTTTTGCCGCTGGCAGAAGCGTTGCCGCCCGAGCAGGGCAGAACCTAAAACCCTCGTCAATGGAGCTCGGTGGCAGTGATGCCTTTATCGTGCTTGATGACGCAGATCTCGACAACACTATTCCTTGGGCAGTTTGGGGACGTATGTACAACCAGGGACAAACCTGCTGTGCTGCGAAACGCTTTATTGTGCTCGATTCGATTGCTGATAAATTCATCGACAAGTTTCAAACCGCGCTTGAACTTCAACAACCTGGCGATCCGATGGACGAAAAAACCACCAAGGGGCCGATGTCGCAAGAAGCCGCTCTGGTTAATATTTTGAAGCAGGTCGATGATGCTGTAGCCCATGGGGCTAAGGTGTTAATGGGTGGCAAGCGTATCGACTGCCCGGGATCGTTCATGCAGACCACGATACTGACCAACATTGCACCAGGCAATCCTGCTTATCGCACTGAGTTCTTCGGCCCAGTCGCGTTAATTTTTCGGGTCAAGGACGAGGCTGCGGCCATCGCGCTTGCCAACGACTCAGACTTCGGACTTGGTGGGTCGGTGTTTACCGAAAATGCAGCTCGTGGCAAACGCGTCGCCAGTCAGATTGATACCGGCATGATGTTCATCAACAATATTGATTGGACCGATGCCGCGCTGCCGTTCGGCGGCGTCAAAGATTCCGGTTATGGCCGCGAGCTCGGCGAAATGGGCATTCAGCAGTTCGTTAATAAGAAGTTGGTTCGCACCATTTCGATGGCAGCACCGGTATAACGGTTGCACATCTAGGGATAGCAAAATGAAAATATTAATATTTCACAAGCAATACCCTATATGGCAACGGCATAACATGGCGAACGCGCATAGTCACCTAAGATAGCGACATCACTATTGAGGACTCAAGTAAATCAATGGGGTAGGTGGCTATGGTTTCACAATGCTATGATTTCATAATGCTATGGTTTCAAAATATCATGGCTTCACAACACTGGGTTTGAATGAAATGAAATCAATTCATTTCATTTCATCTTAAGCGTCTAGTTGTGAAGCCGATTAACCTTGCTTGGGCGGATATCGAAACGGCATGACGATATTCTATAAGGCTGGGATGATTTATGTTAAATCACAAGATAGTCGCTTATCTATCAAGACGTCAATGAGTGAAACTTAGCATAGATATTTTAGTTAATAAGTTTCTAGTCTATCGGTTTCAGTTTTTACCACGGCATAACATTCGCAGCACAGGGTTTCGAGTTTTTGTCTGTTGGTCACGGTAATTTGGCCGCGCTTATAGTTGATTACCCCAAGTTTTTGCAGTTTACCGGCGGCTTCAGTTACGCCTTCTCGTCTGACGCCTAACATGTTGGCGATCAACTCTTGGGTCATA
The Shewanella vesiculosa DNA segment above includes these coding regions:
- a CDS encoding FMN-binding glutamate synthase family protein, with amino-acid sequence MKQAIRFTTIVLVIFVVIIGIILWPLAGLIVLVALLVLLGLYDLFQTKHSILRNFPVIGHIRYLLEMIGPELHQYFVESDTDGKPINKNHRRYIYERAKEQNQTSPFGTELNVYDDNYKWMQHSIYPAKKLDTPPRVVIGGKDCQQPYSASLFNISAMSFGALSKNAIQALNLGAKAGDFFHDTGEGGISEYHLQGGDLVWEIGTGYFGCRTENGCFDAEKFKQKANWAQVKMIEIKLSQGAKPGHGGVLPAAKNNQEIADIRGVQPHTDVLSPPGHSAFSNAAGLLQFVEQLRVLSNGKPVGFKLAIGSKQEFIEICEKMLETGIKPDFITVDGAEGGTGAAPIDFSNYVGMPWEDALLFVVDTLNTYKLKQDIKVITATKIFTAFDLFKALCIGADVCNSARGMMLALGCVQSLKCNTNECPTGVTTNNPKLVRGLVVAEKWQRVRNYHQHMLDDFLQLMAASGCHSLEEMNQNLIYRKVDKHWLSYAEVVKAR
- a CDS encoding alkene reductase; the protein is MLFETFSNRSLQLANRMVMAPLTRSRATPEHMPNALMATYYGQRATAGLIITEGTSPSPNGLGYPRIPGLFDSAQMNAWQASTSAVHAQGGKIFLQLMHCGRVAHVDNLPAGAEILGPDAAACPGEMYTDTLGMQPHSTPRKMNEADIAHVVKEYVTSAKLALQAGFDGVEIHGANGYLIEQFLNPLINLRNDGYGESIEGRNRLALEIVAATVAAIGSDRVGIRLSPYGVFNGTGAFPDIETQYLALTKALSSQGLLYIHLVDHSSMGAPTVPADFKLKLRAGFDGLFILSGGFDHQSAEQALRDKHGDLVAFGRPFLANPDLVARMRQDAALNTPDEATFYVPGAKGYTDYPTLATSQER
- a CDS encoding NAD-dependent succinate-semialdehyde dehydrogenase, producing MTYKSINPNNGTILKTFDEISDEQLEIKLAAAHACYQTWKNTSYKQRAAIMTKAAELLHAHTDDYAKLATLEMGKRIDEARGEVNFSGKILSYYAEHAEAFLAPEKLDPEHGEAHMESSPIGVIFCVEPWNFPFYQLARVAGPQLMAGNVLVVKHASNVPQCAIAFEQLLIDAGAPEGLYTNLLVSHQQSNQVIDDPRVKGVALTGGFAAGRSVAARAGQNLKPSSMELGGSDAFIVLDDADLDNTIPWAVWGRMYNQGQTCCAAKRFIVLDSIADKFIDKFQTALELQQPGDPMDEKTTKGPMSQEAALVNILKQVDDAVAHGAKVLMGGKRIDCPGSFMQTTILTNIAPGNPAYRTEFFGPVALIFRVKDEAAAIALANDSDFGLGGSVFTENAARGKRVASQIDTGMMFINNIDWTDAALPFGGVKDSGYGRELGEMGIQQFVNKKLVRTISMAAPV